A window from Hymenobacter volaticus encodes these proteins:
- a CDS encoding class I SAM-dependent methyltransferase — MVAEHRVSTDQADQVEAPADTSGYRSAPPQDPNGIGKYYQGRQIAHVMGHEGAEWLERGDRQEEERTDVLLRELKLKPTDVVADIGAGTGYFSFRISPLVPRGKVLAVDIQPEMIKYLSDHKATNKAQNVQPILGTVQDPNLPAGSVDMVLIVDAYHEFDHPREMMRAIRNSLRPTGRVALVEYRGEDPNVPIKRIHKMTEAQARKEMEALGMVFVENIKSLPQQHLLIFRKS, encoded by the coding sequence ATGGTTGCAGAACACCGAGTTTCAACCGACCAAGCTGATCAAGTCGAGGCGCCAGCCGACACCAGCGGTTACCGCTCAGCCCCGCCCCAAGACCCTAACGGCATTGGCAAATATTACCAGGGTCGTCAGATTGCGCATGTCATGGGCCATGAAGGTGCCGAGTGGCTGGAACGCGGCGACCGGCAGGAAGAAGAACGGACTGATGTGTTGCTGCGCGAGCTAAAGCTGAAACCTACCGACGTAGTGGCTGATATAGGTGCTGGTACGGGCTATTTCAGTTTTCGTATTAGTCCCTTGGTGCCGCGGGGCAAGGTATTGGCCGTGGACATACAGCCCGAGATGATTAAATACTTGAGCGACCACAAAGCAACCAACAAAGCGCAGAATGTACAGCCGATATTGGGTACGGTGCAGGATCCAAACCTGCCGGCTGGCAGCGTTGACATGGTGCTCATTGTAGATGCCTACCACGAGTTTGATCATCCGCGCGAAATGATGCGCGCAATTCGTAATTCATTGCGACCTACTGGGCGAGTGGCGCTAGTAGAGTACCGTGGCGAAGACCCCAATGTGCCCATTAAGCGCATTCATAAGATGACCGAAGCCCAAGCCCGCAAGGAAATGGAGGCCTTGGGAATGGTGTTCGTGGAAAACATTAAGAGCTTGCCCCAACAACATTTACTGATTTTTCGGAAGTCGTGA
- a CDS encoding ribonuclease D: protein MSNPIQYLTTAAEVQHAADILRTAPRIAIDLEFDDMRHRYGRNLALIQIFDGQTPYLIDPLPLTNPAHDLEPLFAILRDPAVEKVFHSCKSDILLLDEVYGVHVRHITDTSVQYTLLAEADNNISLGRLIQAELGIEVDKGEQKSNWLKRPLTEAQMQYAANDVLYLFELADRLRDKLAALGRTHWAEEENAALEDVRYSRDERPYLRMAGKYRILPQELPLFRDLYLLRDQVARQLDRPPYMVFANERLPELVRDLPRNLNAWKAARGLHPELKRPPYLDQLAALSAEDFVPTPSRLCLPSSVAFLSAGG, encoded by the coding sequence ATGTCTAACCCCATCCAGTACCTGACCACAGCGGCCGAGGTGCAACACGCCGCCGACATTCTGCGGACTGCTCCCCGTATTGCCATCGATTTGGAGTTCGATGATATGCGGCACCGTTACGGGCGCAACTTGGCCCTAATCCAGATTTTTGATGGGCAGACGCCTTACTTGATTGACCCACTGCCGCTCACCAATCCAGCACATGATCTGGAGCCTCTCTTCGCCATTCTGCGCGACCCGGCAGTAGAGAAAGTGTTTCACAGCTGCAAGTCCGATATTCTTCTACTCGATGAGGTATATGGGGTGCACGTCCGTCACATCACCGATACCAGCGTGCAGTATACTCTGCTAGCAGAAGCAGACAACAATATTTCCTTGGGACGTCTGATTCAGGCTGAGCTTGGTATTGAGGTCGACAAAGGCGAACAGAAATCAAATTGGTTGAAGCGTCCTCTCACCGAGGCCCAGATGCAATACGCTGCCAACGACGTTCTGTATCTGTTTGAATTAGCCGACCGGCTGCGCGATAAACTGGCCGCCCTTGGCCGTACGCATTGGGCCGAGGAAGAAAACGCGGCGCTGGAAGATGTGCGTTACTCCCGCGACGAGCGGCCCTACCTACGCATGGCGGGCAAATACCGCATCCTGCCCCAAGAACTGCCTTTATTTCGCGACTTGTATTTGCTCCGCGACCAAGTAGCTCGGCAGCTTGACCGCCCGCCGTACATGGTGTTCGCCAACGAGCGGCTGCCTGAACTAGTGCGGGACTTGCCACGCAACCTTAATGCTTGGAAAGCCGCCCGTGGTTTGCACCCTGAACTCAAGCGCCCGCCTTATCTCGATCAGCTAGCGGCTCTTTCTGCCGAAGATTTTGTTCCGACCCCGAGCCGACTGTGCCTGCCGAGCAGCGTCGCTTTCCTTTCCGCCGGCGGCTAA
- a CDS encoding prohibitin family protein → MTLLFLGLLLLLVGFNAGKISLSLERSRGVLLLGGTLLAVLGLALSAVVQIEPGEVGVQTLFGSIQPRILNSGLNVVNPLVNVTEFDTRTQNYTMSAQHDEGQQVGDDAIRVLSADGLEVVIDLTVLYRVQPDKAPQILKTIGEQYQVAVVRPITRTRIRDNAVYFDAVALYSTRRDEFQTRIFNSIEKDFKQRGLQLEQLLIRNIQLPASVKRSIESKISAEQEAQKMQFVLQKERQEADRKRVEAQGIADYQKIINAELSDKLLQYESIKANQAIATSANSKVIIMGQGRGATPQVLLSDK, encoded by the coding sequence ATGACTCTCCTTTTTTTGGGCCTGCTGCTACTCCTAGTGGGCTTTAATGCTGGCAAGATTTCCCTGTCGCTGGAACGGTCGCGGGGTGTGTTGTTGCTGGGTGGTACCCTACTGGCCGTGCTTGGATTAGCGCTGAGCGCCGTGGTGCAGATCGAGCCCGGCGAAGTGGGGGTGCAAACGCTGTTCGGCAGCATTCAACCGCGGATTCTAAACAGTGGCTTGAATGTGGTGAACCCCTTGGTTAACGTGACGGAATTCGACACTCGCACCCAAAACTATACTATGTCGGCTCAGCACGACGAAGGCCAGCAAGTCGGCGACGATGCCATTCGGGTGCTATCCGCCGACGGGCTGGAGGTTGTTATTGATCTGACGGTGCTCTACCGCGTGCAGCCCGACAAAGCGCCACAGATCCTAAAAACCATCGGCGAGCAGTACCAAGTTGCGGTCGTTCGGCCCATCACTCGTACCCGCATCCGCGACAACGCCGTTTACTTTGATGCGGTGGCCCTCTACTCTACCCGCCGCGACGAGTTTCAAACTCGCATTTTCAACAGTATAGAGAAGGATTTTAAACAGCGCGGCTTACAGCTTGAGCAACTTCTGATTCGTAATATTCAGTTGCCAGCTTCGGTCAAGCGCAGCATCGAAAGCAAGATTTCGGCCGAGCAGGAAGCACAGAAAATGCAGTTTGTGCTTCAGAAAGAGCGTCAAGAAGCAGACCGTAAGCGTGTAGAAGCCCAAGGCATTGCCGACTACCAGAAAATCATCAATGCCGAACTAAGCGACAAGCTGCTGCAATACGAATCGATCAAAGCCAACCAGGCTATTGCTACCTCGGCTAACAGCAAGGTTATCATCATGGGCCAAGGTCGCGGTGCTACGCCACAAGTGCTACTGAGCGACAAGTAA
- a CDS encoding carboxypeptidase-like regulatory domain-containing protein, giving the protein MKKKLFIPLVCTVAAAAPAWAQTRAITGRITGADGAGIPGVTILEQGTTNGTSTGPDGAFSLTVQPSATLVVSSVGFTTQKVVVGDRSTVAVTLKEDAVALSEAVVIGYGSQAKSEVTGAVTQIAGSAVQNVPTVSFEQAIQGRTPGVQINQGSGKLGAGVQIRVRGASSVTASNQPLYVIDGIPVTSNDTG; this is encoded by the coding sequence ATGAAGAAAAAATTATTCATCCCTTTGGTATGCACCGTTGCAGCGGCCGCGCCAGCCTGGGCCCAAACTCGAGCCATTACTGGCCGGATAACGGGTGCCGATGGTGCTGGAATTCCGGGAGTAACTATACTGGAGCAGGGTACCACCAACGGTACTAGCACCGGTCCGGACGGGGCCTTCTCCTTGACGGTACAGCCTAGTGCCACATTAGTGGTCAGCTCTGTAGGTTTCACCACGCAAAAAGTGGTAGTTGGCGACCGGTCAACGGTGGCCGTGACGCTGAAAGAAGATGCAGTAGCGCTTAGTGAAGCAGTAGTTATCGGCTACGGCTCTCAAGCTAAATCTGAGGTGACTGGTGCCGTAACGCAAATTGCGGGAAGTGCTGTGCAGAACGTGCCTACTGTTAGCTTCGAGCAGGCTATCCAGGGCCGCACTCCTGGGGTTCAAATCAACCAAGGCTCCGGCAAATTAGGAGCTGGAGTTCAGATTCGGGTCCGGGGCGCCTCTTCGGTGACGGCATCCAATCAGCCTTTGTATGTAATTGATGGCATTCCCGTCACGTCCAATGACACGGGGTAG
- a CDS encoding helix-turn-helix domain-containing protein — MKLRELRQERGFTPAELARACDVSVSYLNEIEKGKKYPKADKILSLSKVLGVTYDQLTSLTLSRRLEPISELLQSDVLKEFPLEMFGLDPVRIVELIADAPAKMNAFISTLFEIARNYEMRQENFFLAALRSYQEMHDNYFEDLEQDVRTFCVEEKLTTTAPSIPLN; from the coding sequence TTGAAACTGCGCGAACTACGCCAGGAACGGGGCTTTACCCCGGCTGAGCTAGCTCGGGCTTGTGACGTTTCGGTATCGTATCTAAATGAGATTGAGAAAGGCAAAAAGTACCCTAAGGCCGACAAAATTTTAAGCCTCAGCAAGGTATTAGGCGTTACTTACGACCAGCTGACTTCTCTAACCCTGAGTCGGCGATTGGAGCCTATTTCCGAGTTGCTGCAATCGGATGTGCTGAAGGAGTTTCCGCTGGAGATGTTTGGGCTGGACCCTGTCCGCATTGTGGAGCTGATTGCGGATGCGCCCGCCAAGATGAATGCCTTCATCAGCACGCTTTTCGAAATAGCCCGCAACTACGAAATGCGGCAGGAAAACTTCTTTTTAGCTGCACTACGCTCCTACCAGGAGATGCACGACAACTACTTTGAAGACCTAGAGCAAGATGTGCGCACCTTTTGCGTCGAGGAAAAGTTGACGACCACTGCCCCTTCGATACCACTCAATTAG
- a CDS encoding SusC/RagA family TonB-linked outer membrane protein, giving the protein MADINPNDIESISILKDAASSAIYGSRASNGVVLVTTRKGKQGQTRVNVGAYWGTSKATRTRKFLNSAQYKELFSESILNSAARVADPATGFRGGYIFRNYGANPDVAEVFDEEGGLDYNSEIDTDWAGAAFRKGSVAQYDFNVNGGDAKTRFYISTTFNDQKGIIIGNRYRRGSFRANLDHSISDKLKVGVNISLVRSVNDRVADDNDFANPVQLNALPPLQAKYLPDGKVNSGTLYYNNLAELSSTNRSGNYRSISSAFLSFNPIKALTLRTEVGGDFLNINEELYRGIETETGRGRRGYAFESQGNVVNYTTNNTATYARSFNEDHAVEALAGFSFQRYNQKSVSSEGQTFPNDEFRKITSAAKITDGDSQLSEYVFLSYFGRVNYNFREKYLVSGSLRADKSSRFGRDKRTGVFPAGSLGWVISNEDFLKDNSIVSLVKLRGSYGLTGNAEITNYASRGLYEAIPYADQAGIRPTQLGNNFLTWENTAQADIGLEFGVLKNRISGEVDIYEKKTSDLLLARQLLYTGGYDNIYENLGKMRNRGLELSLNTVNLDKAVRWTTNFNISFNRNKVTDLNGQEIISGGRNLSRVRVGEPIGVFYGVKYAGVDPTNGDALFYTADGSTTNVYAQGAVQKLGNPNPKSTGGFSNTVSYKGFELNALTQFTYGNDIYNIAGVYQSVNADYFDNQTTDQLNRWQNPGDITNVPQARYSDANGTQTSSRWIENGSFFRIKSVTLSYTLPTVWAKKALMQSARFYVTGQNLATITNYKGYDPEVNTGYVGGNTAAGVQSGNYILGHDFYTPPLARTVLFGLNLGF; this is encoded by the coding sequence CTGGCTGATATCAACCCCAATGATATTGAGAGTATTTCGATTCTGAAGGATGCCGCTTCGTCGGCCATTTACGGTTCCCGAGCGTCTAATGGTGTGGTACTTGTAACTACCAGAAAAGGTAAGCAAGGCCAAACCCGTGTGAACGTAGGTGCTTATTGGGGTACTAGCAAAGCAACCCGCACTCGTAAATTCCTGAACTCAGCTCAATACAAAGAGCTGTTCAGCGAGTCTATTCTAAACAGCGCCGCCCGAGTAGCCGATCCAGCCACGGGTTTCCGCGGCGGTTATATCTTCCGCAACTATGGTGCTAATCCTGATGTAGCAGAAGTGTTTGATGAAGAAGGCGGCCTCGATTACAATTCTGAGATAGATACCGATTGGGCTGGTGCTGCTTTCCGCAAAGGCTCGGTAGCACAGTACGATTTCAACGTGAATGGAGGCGATGCCAAAACGCGCTTCTACATCAGTACTACCTTCAACGACCAGAAAGGTATTATCATCGGCAACCGCTATCGTCGGGGTAGCTTTCGCGCCAATCTCGATCATAGCATTAGCGACAAGCTGAAGGTAGGCGTGAACATATCGCTCGTACGATCGGTAAATGATCGGGTGGCGGATGACAACGATTTCGCCAATCCGGTGCAGCTGAATGCTTTGCCACCGCTGCAAGCCAAATATTTGCCTGACGGGAAGGTGAATTCCGGTACGCTATATTACAACAACCTAGCGGAACTGAGTTCTACCAACCGGTCGGGTAATTACCGTTCGATTAGCTCGGCCTTCTTGTCTTTCAACCCTATCAAGGCGTTGACTTTGCGCACTGAAGTAGGTGGCGACTTCCTTAATATCAATGAGGAGTTGTATCGGGGTATTGAAACCGAAACTGGTCGGGGGCGCCGGGGCTATGCTTTCGAAAGCCAAGGCAACGTGGTGAACTACACCACCAACAATACAGCTACGTATGCGCGAAGCTTCAACGAAGACCACGCTGTTGAAGCACTGGCCGGTTTCTCGTTTCAGCGCTACAATCAAAAATCGGTATCTTCAGAAGGGCAAACATTTCCTAACGACGAGTTTCGCAAGATTACCAGTGCAGCCAAGATTACGGATGGCGACTCACAGCTAAGCGAGTATGTGTTCCTATCGTACTTCGGTCGTGTGAACTACAACTTCCGTGAGAAGTATCTGGTGTCGGGTAGCCTTCGGGCCGATAAATCGTCGCGTTTCGGCCGCGACAAACGCACTGGCGTGTTCCCTGCTGGTTCGCTCGGTTGGGTTATATCCAACGAAGATTTCCTTAAAGACAATAGCATTGTGAGTTTGGTGAAGCTGCGCGGGTCCTATGGCCTAACAGGCAACGCCGAAATCACCAACTATGCTTCTCGGGGTCTGTACGAGGCTATTCCTTATGCCGACCAAGCCGGCATCCGGCCCACCCAACTCGGCAACAACTTCCTGACCTGGGAGAATACTGCTCAAGCTGATATTGGGCTGGAATTTGGAGTGCTTAAGAACCGCATCTCCGGTGAAGTAGATATATACGAGAAGAAAACCAGCGACCTGCTACTGGCTCGCCAACTGTTATACACTGGGGGCTACGACAACATCTATGAGAACCTAGGCAAGATGCGTAACCGGGGTTTGGAGCTCTCGCTGAACACTGTTAACCTCGATAAGGCAGTAAGGTGGACTACCAACTTCAATATTTCCTTCAACCGCAACAAAGTCACGGACTTGAACGGGCAGGAAATCATTTCTGGAGGTCGTAACCTGAGTCGAGTACGAGTAGGAGAACCAATTGGTGTGTTCTACGGCGTGAAATACGCTGGTGTAGATCCTACCAACGGTGATGCACTGTTTTATACTGCCGATGGTAGTACAACCAATGTATATGCGCAAGGGGCTGTGCAAAAGCTCGGCAACCCAAATCCGAAATCCACAGGCGGTTTCAGCAACACCGTTTCTTACAAGGGCTTTGAGTTGAACGCCCTCACGCAATTCACTTATGGCAACGACATCTACAACATTGCCGGGGTGTATCAGTCAGTAAACGCTGACTACTTCGACAACCAAACCACGGATCAGCTGAACCGCTGGCAGAATCCGGGCGACATCACGAACGTGCCACAAGCGCGTTACAGTGATGCAAACGGCACCCAAACTTCGTCGCGCTGGATTGAGAATGGTTCGTTTTTCCGCATAAAGTCGGTAACGCTGAGCTACACACTTCCTACAGTATGGGCTAAGAAAGCGCTCATGCAGTCAGCCCGCTTCTACGTAACTGGGCAGAACTTAGCTACCATCACGAACTACAAAGGCTACGACCCAGAAGTAAATACAGGATATGTGGGAGGCAACACTGCTGCTGGTGTACAGAGTGGCAACTACATTCTGGGCCACGACTTCTACACGCCGCCACTGGCGCGTACTGTTCTGTTCGGCTTGAACCTGGGCTTTTAA
- a CDS encoding RagB/SusD family nutrient uptake outer membrane protein yields MTIFSFGRTATLGLLLTLGLAACDKQLDVEPQLAVDAATALNSPAKVESAVVGAYAKLDNPALYGTNFLLLPELLAPDNYVLWQGTFTSYRDIFQRQIVNNNAEANRTWQQSYQTINFANLILEALSVVTDADLKQQYEGEARFIRGALFFELVRLYGLPYQAGASNLGVPITLNPNKTAEQASQPVPRSTVGEVYAQVIQDLRAAEELLPEENTSGSGRANKYSAKALLARVYLQQSNFAMARDLANDVIENSGADLTATVTGPFRTRNSSESLFEIQQNDQYNAGSSNDGLATFFGPSEFSRGDVAVLAPYLNLYEAADLRGPAADLLFVEDQGGRAGRIRTSKWNNFGQNIPVIRLAEMYLTRAEANLELGTRIGAAPLEDVNIIRDRAGLSPLTSITIDNVLRERQLELAFEGFRIHDLRRRQLAVGTLPSNSPLLVFPIPIHEINLNSALVQNPGY; encoded by the coding sequence ATGACTATATTTTCCTTTGGTCGCACTGCTACTCTGGGGCTGCTCCTCACGCTGGGTTTAGCTGCCTGCGATAAGCAACTGGACGTAGAACCCCAACTAGCCGTAGATGCTGCTACTGCCCTCAACTCACCGGCAAAAGTAGAAAGCGCCGTTGTCGGTGCTTATGCCAAGCTCGACAATCCAGCATTGTATGGCACCAACTTTCTGCTTCTACCCGAACTGCTTGCTCCTGACAACTATGTACTCTGGCAAGGCACTTTCACGAGCTACCGCGACATCTTTCAGCGGCAAATAGTTAACAACAATGCGGAAGCTAACCGCACGTGGCAGCAGTCATACCAGACCATCAACTTTGCTAATCTAATTCTGGAAGCCCTCTCTGTGGTAACCGATGCCGATTTAAAGCAGCAGTATGAAGGAGAGGCTCGCTTTATTCGGGGTGCACTCTTTTTTGAATTAGTGCGTCTCTACGGGCTGCCCTACCAAGCTGGAGCCAGCAACCTGGGCGTACCTATAACGCTAAATCCTAACAAAACTGCTGAACAAGCATCTCAGCCAGTGCCCCGGTCCACGGTAGGGGAGGTGTACGCACAAGTGATTCAAGATTTGCGCGCCGCTGAAGAATTGTTGCCCGAAGAAAATACCAGTGGAAGTGGCCGAGCAAACAAGTACTCTGCTAAAGCTCTGCTGGCTCGTGTATACCTGCAGCAAAGCAACTTTGCAATGGCCCGTGACTTAGCCAACGACGTTATTGAAAATAGCGGAGCAGATTTGACGGCTACGGTAACAGGCCCGTTCCGAACCCGTAATTCATCGGAATCCTTATTCGAGATTCAGCAGAACGACCAATATAATGCGGGTTCAAGCAACGACGGGTTAGCTACTTTCTTCGGCCCTTCTGAGTTCAGTCGTGGCGATGTAGCTGTACTAGCTCCCTATCTGAATCTTTACGAAGCTGCCGATTTGCGCGGTCCTGCTGCAGATTTGCTCTTTGTAGAGGATCAAGGCGGTCGTGCTGGCCGTATTCGCACTAGTAAGTGGAATAACTTCGGACAGAATATTCCTGTGATACGGCTAGCCGAAATGTATCTGACCCGTGCCGAAGCTAATTTAGAGTTAGGCACCCGCATCGGGGCTGCCCCTCTCGAAGACGTAAACATCATTCGGGACCGGGCCGGTTTGAGCCCGCTTACCAGCATCACAATAGACAATGTGCTGCGGGAGCGTCAGCTGGAACTAGCTTTCGAAGGCTTCCGCATTCATGATTTGCGTCGTCGGCAATTGGCAGTAGGCACTTTGCCTTCGAACAGCCCATTGCTTGTCTTCCCTATTCCAATTCATGAAATCAACCTTAACAGCGCCTTAGTGCAGAACCCAGGCTACTAA
- a CDS encoding M14 family metallopeptidase, translating into MFELYWSAVASRLRALVLLLLLPLTYLPGVAQQVSATANEAGPLLTPSQFLGYPLGNRFTPHSELLRYVDHVVAHSPGRMKRQDYGQTYENRRLEVVQVATPDNLSRLDEIRRNNLRLAGLESGTKQRQQPAIVWLSYNIHGNEAVSSEAVMQVLYDLADPKNTQTQEWLQNTVVLLDPCVNPDGRERYVQWYNRTRASMPNASPYAWEHHEPWPGGRYNHYYFDLNRDWAWQTQQESRQRLTLYNQWLPQVHADFHEMGPDDPYYFSPAAKPYHEDITDFQRKFQNTIGDYNRQVFDKNNWLYFTRETYDLFYPSYGDTYPSFNGAIGMTYEQGGSGRAGIQYAKSDGDTLTLAQRISHHHATSLATIRAAAERHDELLTEYQKYFDNARTKPRGPYKAFVVAGAGDPGQLRAFTDYLERQQIQYGYAPRRLRTRGFNYVSGKEEGVQVEAKDIVVSMYQPKSTLVKVLFEPRPALEDSLTYDITAWALPYSFGLKAYALREKVTADNAQAASKQSPGVVNQQPTVDKPYAYVARWNNLQDIRFLSRLLQQRVKVRVASRPFESEGQKYQPGTLVITRTGNEALGARFDQLIRAQADSVGVLVQAVKSGFSTSGADLGSGYVRSIGKPNIAVVTGEGVSPSAFGEVWHFFEQQIGYPVTVLGADYLGSVPLSKFDVLILPDGNYEDIYPERSLEALKAWVRSGGRLIALEGAAAFLSGKKDFLLKAKPADSAANKKASPYRLLRPYASAEREQIGERVQGSVYRVQLDNTHPLAFGYGPTYYALVRDTLNYRFLGEGGWNVGVLKRDNYAAGFAGRKARRKLTDTFVLGAQDMGRGQVIYLADNPLFRGFWQGGKLLFGNALFFVGQ; encoded by the coding sequence ATGTTTGAACTGTATTGGTCAGCAGTTGCCAGCCGTCTTCGGGCGCTGGTACTGCTCTTGCTGCTTCCGCTGACTTATCTACCGGGCGTTGCACAGCAGGTTTCAGCCACTGCCAACGAAGCCGGGCCACTCCTTACACCTAGCCAGTTTCTGGGTTACCCGCTCGGTAACCGCTTCACGCCTCACTCCGAACTACTACGCTACGTGGACCACGTGGTAGCCCATTCACCAGGACGGATGAAGCGTCAAGACTATGGGCAGACCTATGAAAACCGTCGGCTGGAAGTGGTGCAAGTGGCTACGCCCGACAACCTAAGCCGCCTCGACGAAATCCGGCGCAACAACCTGCGCCTCGCTGGACTTGAAAGCGGCACTAAGCAGCGGCAACAGCCCGCTATTGTGTGGCTCAGCTACAATATTCACGGTAACGAAGCCGTGTCGTCGGAGGCGGTGATGCAGGTGCTTTACGACTTAGCTGATCCAAAGAATACGCAGACCCAGGAGTGGCTGCAGAACACAGTTGTGCTGCTTGACCCCTGCGTGAACCCCGACGGGCGGGAGCGGTACGTGCAATGGTACAACCGTACCCGCGCTTCCATGCCCAACGCCTCGCCCTACGCCTGGGAGCACCACGAGCCTTGGCCCGGTGGCCGTTACAACCATTATTATTTCGATTTGAACCGCGACTGGGCGTGGCAAACCCAGCAAGAAAGCCGGCAGCGCCTCACGCTCTACAACCAGTGGCTACCCCAGGTCCACGCCGACTTCCACGAAATGGGTCCTGACGACCCCTATTATTTCTCGCCCGCAGCCAAGCCCTACCACGAGGACATAACCGACTTTCAGCGCAAGTTTCAAAACACCATCGGTGACTACAACCGGCAAGTGTTCGATAAAAACAACTGGCTCTACTTCACCCGCGAAACCTACGACTTGTTCTACCCGAGCTACGGTGACACCTATCCGTCGTTCAACGGCGCTATTGGCATGACTTACGAGCAGGGTGGTTCGGGCCGGGCCGGTATTCAGTACGCCAAATCCGACGGCGACACTCTGACGCTGGCCCAGCGCATTTCGCACCATCACGCCACCAGCCTGGCCACCATCCGGGCAGCAGCCGAGCGGCATGACGAGCTACTAACCGAGTATCAGAAGTATTTCGATAACGCTCGCACCAAGCCTCGTGGTCCTTATAAGGCGTTTGTAGTGGCCGGAGCCGGCGACCCTGGTCAGCTACGGGCCTTCACCGACTATTTGGAGCGTCAGCAGATTCAGTACGGCTATGCGCCGCGCCGGCTGCGCACTCGTGGTTTCAACTACGTCTCGGGCAAGGAAGAAGGCGTGCAAGTGGAAGCCAAGGACATAGTGGTAAGCATGTACCAGCCGAAGTCAACGTTGGTTAAGGTGCTGTTCGAGCCCCGCCCGGCGCTAGAGGACTCACTTACCTATGACATCACAGCGTGGGCTCTGCCATACTCCTTCGGTCTGAAAGCGTATGCTCTGCGAGAGAAAGTAACAGCCGATAACGCGCAAGCAGCAAGCAAGCAGAGCCCGGGTGTTGTCAACCAACAGCCAACTGTTGACAAGCCTTATGCCTACGTAGCACGCTGGAATAACTTACAGGATATACGGTTTCTGAGTCGGCTGTTGCAGCAGCGGGTGAAGGTGCGGGTGGCCAGTCGGCCCTTCGAGTCGGAGGGGCAGAAGTACCAGCCGGGCACACTCGTTATTACGCGCACCGGCAACGAGGCTCTCGGCGCCCGCTTCGACCAATTAATCCGTGCCCAGGCTGATTCTGTCGGGGTACTCGTGCAAGCAGTGAAGTCAGGTTTCTCGACTTCCGGAGCAGATCTAGGTTCGGGCTATGTTCGCAGCATCGGCAAGCCCAATATTGCAGTAGTTACCGGAGAAGGTGTTTCGCCTTCGGCATTTGGGGAAGTGTGGCACTTCTTTGAGCAGCAGATTGGCTACCCTGTTACCGTGCTTGGAGCTGATTACCTTGGCTCGGTGCCGTTAAGTAAGTTTGATGTATTGATTCTGCCTGACGGTAACTACGAGGATATATACCCTGAGCGGAGCCTCGAAGCGTTGAAAGCGTGGGTACGGAGCGGTGGCCGGCTTATTGCGCTAGAAGGGGCAGCGGCTTTTCTCTCCGGCAAGAAAGACTTTCTGTTGAAAGCCAAGCCCGCCGATTCGGCTGCCAACAAGAAAGCCAGTCCTTACCGCTTGCTGCGCCCCTATGCCAGCGCCGAACGAGAGCAAATTGGGGAGCGAGTACAAGGTAGCGTCTACCGTGTGCAGCTCGACAACACCCACCCGCTAGCTTTCGGCTACGGCCCAACCTACTACGCCCTAGTGCGCGATACCCTCAACTACCGCTTTCTAGGAGAAGGCGGCTGGAACGTGGGTGTATTGAAGCGCGACAATTACGCCGCGGGATTCGCGGGACGCAAAGCACGCCGCAAACTCACCGATACCTTTGTACTTGGTGCTCAAGATATGGGCCGCGGTCAAGTCATCTACCTAGCCGACAACCCACTTTTCCGCGGATTCTGGCAGGGCGGCAAACTGCTATTCGGCAACGCGCTGTTCTTTGTAGGGCAGTAA